The DNA segment GTATCTTTCGGTTTAGAAATTTGCAAGAAAAACATTCAATTTTAGCCATGAGCCTTCTGGAAATAGACATGTGTTTTTCAATATTGAATTTGATGTTTGGTATCGTCAAAGAGCAGGAAGTGACGGACACGATATAACATTAAACGTTCTTTGTAAATTTCAGGGTGTAATGTCCTATAAATAGGATGGCAAAATATATGACAAAGGAGATGTACATGTTAATAAACTGTTTCAAGAATTTAATTCGAGAACTATTTATGTAACACCTACATTTTCAAGTAAAAAGACTTGGTCAACTATTTTACAAACTGATATTCATTAAAAGGAATACCGTATGGCTTCTCAATACAATTTAAATTCTGTTGGAAGGTTTGGCTTCTGCTTATAATATAGATGAGATCATTTCTTATTTAGAAAAAGCGATACAATTGAATTGGAGAGCGAATCAACTTCGTAAACCTGATTTTATTGTTAACTATATGAAGGATTTAAAAAGGGAATTAGAATATTTGGATAAAATTAAATATAGTATTTTCTTATATGTGTTTGTTAATGATAAAAATAAGTCTCCGAATCTAAATGGAATAAGACTCTTATGTTTATTGAAAGATAATAAATACATATTACTTTTATTCCAGAAAAAGAGAAGTTGGATGTTTTTTTAGCTGTTTGGGGATTGATTTTTATATTTAACCAGATTGGCGTTGATAGGTAGTGTCAGACGATCAAATGTCTTCGTATTTGGGTGTTTGATGCTTGATAACACCTTTACGTTTCCATTTGCCGCTTAAATAATACATTAAGGAACCGATCATTCCAAACGTCCAACCTGCAGGTATGGCCCACCAAATGCCCTCTACACCAAATGCCCTTGAGAAGAATATGGCCAAAGGAATTCGGATGATCCAAAGTGACATCAGTGTGATAAACATCGGAATTAGGGTGGCTCCTGCACCTCTTAGGACACCATGTAATACAAACATGGTTGAGAATATAAGGTAAAAGGAGCTGACAATTAGAAGGTAACTTGAGCCATAGCCAACAACTTCAGGATTGTTGGAGAATAGGCCCATTAAAGGCTTGCTAAATAAATATGTCATCAACATGACCACAAAACTGATGCTCCATGACATGAAGAGAGTTGCCCGTAGGCCTTTTTTGATACGGTCAATCTTGTTGGCACCCAGGTTCTGACCTACAAAGGCCGATAGGGCAGAGGCCAGATTTAAAGCCGGAAGTGCTGCCAGGGAATCAATTTGTCCGGCAACAGTATAGGCGGCTAAGACAGTGGAATCAAAATTGTTTACGATGCGTATCAGTGCCATCATACTCAATGCAATAAAGGTTTGCTGAAATCCGGTAGGCAAACCAATACGTAAGCTCTGTTTAAACAGTTCCCAGTCAAAAACCCATTGTTTTAATTTGAATGAAATGATATGCTGTTTCTTTTCGAGATATATTATTGCCTGGGCAAAGGCAATAAATTGCGAAATGACAGTAGCTGCTGCAGCAGCTTTGATTCCCCATTTAAAGACAGCTACAAATAAAATATCTAGTATAATATTTAAGATCGTTGCAAAGATCAAAAAACGTAGAGGGGTTTTAGAGTCGCCCAGACCTCTTAGTATGGACGAAGTTCCATTAAAGCCGAAAAAGGCAATCATCCCTGTCATATAAACCGTAAAATATTCGACCGATTGTGGAAGTACATCTTCGCCCACATTGAGAAGTCGAAAAATATCTTCACTAAAAAAAATGCCAATAAACATGAGTACTATACTGGCAAAAAATAGAAAGGTAAAAATTGTTGTGATAGCGCGCTTTACTTTTTCGGTTTCTTTGGCGCCGAAATATTGCGAAATAACGATGGTTGCACCGCTACCGATACCAATCATAAATGAGATAAGTGCATAGAAAATGGGAAACGAAGCTCCTATGGCAGCCAATGCGGTGTCGTCGATGTAACGTCCTACAATAATCCTGTCAACTACGCTATAAAGCTGTTGGAATAGATTTCCGAGTACCATGGGTAAAGCAAAATGATAAATAAGTTTTGCTTCATTTCCTACTGTAAGGTCTTTCATGCAGAAATTTGATGTTATTGAATGATCTCTAGAACTAAATCAAAAGAAATATGTCTGTTAAAAGTTCATTTTAATGGTGCCTTCACAAAGCCTTTATGTAAATAATTAGTTTGTAAAAACTTAGAGATGGTGGTTGTCTGTGTTTTTTTTGTTCATAAGAATTTACGAAGCACGCCTACAAAGCAACACATTTAATTAGTTTCGTACAATTTATTTTTGGCCATTTTTTGAGGAAAGAGAAGTTGTGAATACGCAAAGTCAGTATGTGTTTGTTACCAATAAAAAACGCCTTGGCAAAAAGGCCAAAGCGTTTTTATGGTCTCGCGAATATGATTAATCCATAAAGATGAATTTCATCACAAATAATATGGCTAAAACATAAGAGATGATTGATATCTCCTTGTATCTACCTGTAAACAGTTTTAAGATTACGTAGGATAACATACCGAATACAATACCTTCTGCAATTGAAAATGCCAATGGCATCATAATAAGCGTGAAAAAAGCGGGTATTGATTCTGTGTAATCGTCAAAATTAAGATTTTTCACCGGGGTCATCATCATAACACCAACCAATACCAAAGCAGATGCTGTAGCGGCTGCCGGAATCATTAGAAATAAAGGCGACAAAAATAATGCTACGATGAATAAGCCTGCCGTTGTAAGTGCTGTTAGACCGGTTCTACCTCCTTCGGCGACTCCAGCAGCTGATTCCACATAGGTTGTTACGGTTGAGGTACCCAGGGCTGCTCCCAGTGTGGTTCCGATAGAGTCGGCCATAAGTGCTTGTTTTACATTGGGTATGCGACCGTCTTTGCTTAGCATGTTGGCTTTGGTAGAAACACCAATCAAGGTGCCTACTGTGTCAAACATATCTACAAATAGAAAGGTGAATAAGACGGTAATCATAGTAAAGATACCTTCGCCCGTATTGATCCAGTCCCACTCAAATTGCCAGGCAATGGAAGAGATGGAAGGAACGGAGAAATCAAAGTGAGGTAATTCTGTTACGTGAATGGGAATACCCACAATTGTGGTAACGATCATACCGATCAGTAAGGCTCCTCTTACTTTTAATGCCAATAGTATACCTGTGATGGCGATGCCGCCTAATGCCAGCAATACTTTAGCCGATTGCATATCACCTAAGTGAACAAAAGTAGCTTCGTGGGCTACGATAATGCCGGCATTCTTCATTCCGATAAAAGCAATAAATAAACCAATACCCACCGAGATGGCATTTTTCATACTTGTGGGGATGGCATTGATAATTACCTCACGTATGTTAAATACGGTCATTAGTATAAACAAAATTCCTTCAAGGAATACAGCGGTTAATGCAAATTGCCAAGACATACCCATGCCCAGGCAAACACCAAAAGCAAAGAAAGCATTTAAGCCCATGCCCGGAGCTAGTGCAAAGGGTAATTTTGCCCATAAGGCCATGACTAAAGTACCCAGAGCTGCCGATATGGCAGTGGCTGTAAAAATAGCTCCCTTATCCATGCCTGTTGCAGAGAGGATGTCTGGGTTCACAGCTAAAATATAAGCCATGGTCATAAACGTAGTGATACCGGCAATAACTTCGGTACGTACGTTTGTCTTATTCTTTTTTAATTGAAAAAATTTCTCTAACATATCTTGTTAATTAGAAAGTCCACTTGGCGGCTAAGGTTGGATTAATTACAAATTTGTCATCTGCAAAATTATTGCTCATCTCTATTTCAGTACCCAGTGAAATGGTTTTGTTGAAATTGTACCAAAATTGTGGTTCAGCTAGGAAAACAAATTTCTCATCATTGAAATAGTTGTCTTCTCTCCAGAAATCGGCAAAACCAGTTACAGATATTTTTCTGTCTGCAAAGTGAAGTCCCCATACTGCTGTTAACTGAAAGCCAAGAAGGTTTTCTTGAGAATAGTCTTCATTGATTTTTCCATCCTGTATATGCTTAAGGTTGGCTTGTACTGTTAGTATCTTTGAAAAATCAGCATTATTGAAAGTGTATTGAGCACCTACTAACCAGGCATTTTTAATAGCTCCGAAATAGGCATTTCCACTATTGAACTCAATACGAGGCTCAAGTTTTTGTGTCTCGTTCCATTTGAAACTTCTGGCTATCTCCATATAAGCCAAAGAAACCCCATTGTCTACTCCTCTTTTGTCAGTATCATAGTCAAGATCAATAAAAAAGAAAGTGCTACCCATCTTGTCTGGTTTGAACATCTCAAAGGTAGTGGTGAACATTTGACGTTCTTCACCAAAATCGTAGTGCAATTGTACATTTTGGGCTTTCATGGTGCTTACAAAAGCTAAAACCAATGCAACAAATAAAAGTTTTTTCATTTTTAAAAGTTTTCTAGGCTACAGCAAACTAAAGGCAAAGGCTATTTTGTGATAAAATAACCATATTGTTAGTTTATTGTAGAAGTGTGTAATTATTTGAGTATTAAAGGCGCAAAAATAATTTAAAATCGTCATCTTCAAAAAAATATATGGTAATTTACTGGAGGAATGTAAGGTATGGGGTGTTTTTTTTAAAAGGGATTATTGGGTAAGGTGCATGTAATAAGTACTTTAAGTTGTGATTAAAATCATTTTGTCTGCGATGAAGAATTAATTTGAATGAATCATTTTATTTGGTGTAAAATTTGTTTAGACATGGCAGTTAAATACAAATGAGCTAGTTGTTGGCTCGAAACAATTTTTTCTATCTTTGCGCACAATGAGTAAAAAATGGACATATTTAGTTTTTCTGTTGACTTTCGCGGTCAATGTACTTGGTCAAAGAGGTCTGTCTCCGGGAGGAAAGGGGCAGGATGAACATGAAGCGAATAACAAGGGCGTACAGGTGGCTCCTGAAGATAGATTACGGTCGTGGAGACTGTTGGATGATTTTACCTTGGTGGACTCTCTGGACATAGATACTGTTACCACCGGTTTTCAACAATACGATCCAATTTATAAAAATAGCTTCTCTAATATTCATTTAGGTAATATCGGAGGCGCTTATACATCCAATCTGTTATCGTTTAAAAATGATGATAACGAATTTATATTCTTAAATTCGTTACAGGCTTATTTTGTACAGCCTGAAGATATTAAGTTTTACAATAGTAAAGTGCCTTATACAAACCTTACATATATATATGCAGGGCCAAAACGAAGGTCGGAAGAAAATGTATCCGCTTTTTTTACGCAAAATATTAATAGACGGGTGAATCTTGGTTTTCATTATAACTTGGTTTCGTCTATTGGGTCATACAATGCGCAGCAAACAGACAATCGTAATTTTAATTTTTTTATGAGTTATAATGGCGATAAGTATAATGTGTATGGCGTGTTGGCTTATAATAAAATTGAACACTACGAAAATGGTGGACTGGATGATGATGACCATGATGTTATTTTAAATCCTGACGATTATGGATACGACCAAGCAGAAAATATTCCCATCAAATATTCTGATCAAACCAATACAATAGAAAATTATCAGTTTTTTGTAAGCCAATCCTTGGGTATAGGTAAAATCAAATTAAACAAAGGGAGTGTTTTTCATAAGGATTCATTGACAGAAGTGTCTGCTGGATCAGAATCGGTGGAAGGGCAGGATGAAGAGGTGCAGCTACCGGTGAGTACCGTGTATCATACTATGCACCTAAGTAGCTATAAAAGAGCTTTTAAAATAGATGATTTGTCTAATTATATGGATGCCGATGGTGTACTTCCCATTTATAATACCAACTACGATTATCCATTGACCACAGGTGATACAACCATCTTTACCAATTTTAAGAACACCTTTCAGATTAAGTTTAATGAGGAGGCTAATTCTTTGCTCCGTTTTGGAGTGCGAGCTTATGTTACCAACGAAATTAAAAATTATAAATACCAGATTGAGCCTACCATTAATGAGAGTCAGGATGAGGCAATCTATCACTACGATACCAAGAGTTTGGTCAGTACACATATTGGGGGACAGATTTTTAAGAATATTGGTAAAAACTTTTGGTGGAATGCTGGAGGAAAGCTTTATGTGCAAGGGTATAAAGCAGGAGATATTTTATTGGAGGGGAATTTGAATACTTTATATAAAGTTTTTAAGGATACTGCAGGGTTTTATGCCAGAGGTAAAATAGATCTCAGTCAGCCTGAGTTTCTTCTTGAGAAATATTATTCTAATCATTTTAGTTGGGATCAAGTTTTTAAACAAGAAAAAGAGGTTGATGTGGAGTTTGGAATAAAAATACCGACACGAAACTTTAAGTTGGCATTTGAATCTAAATCCTTAACAGATTATATTTATTGGAATAACGAGGCTGTGCCAGCCCAATCGTCGGAGCTTATAAATGCCTTTCAGGTGTCACTGTATAAGAATTTTAAAGTAGGAGCCTTCCATAGCGATAATAAGTTGGCATATCAATATACTTCGCATGAAGATCTTTATCCTCTGCCTGATTTTGCGGGACTATCTTCAAATTATTTCGATTTTTATCTAGCCAAGCGTGTTTTGAATGTTCAGATTGGGATGGATGTGAAATATCATACCGAATATTATACACCGACATATATGCCGGCTACCGGTCAGTTTTATCTGCAGGATAAAATGAAAATAGGAAACTATCCTTTTATGGATGCATTTATGAATCTTCAGTTAAAAAGAGCCCGTATTTTTGTGAAGTTTGATCACTTTAATCAAAGCTTAATGGATAGAAACTACTTTTTAACAGTGGGTTATCCTTATGCGCCGATTCGTTTCAAATGGGGTATCTCATGGAACTTTTACGATTAAAGTGTTTTTGTTTGATGTGTTGCTCGTCAAAGGTAATTTGAAAACAGTGTTTTTTCGATTATATTTGTCCAGCTAAAGATAAACAATTGTGTATGAGACGAATTGTGAAATCATGGATTTTGCTTATGTTGGTTTTGGTAGCTTGTACTACCGAAACAAAGAAAACAAAGCAGGTAGAGATGGATACAGAAGTGGATTTTGATTTGGAGGGTATACAAGAACGGGGTAAGCTAAAAGTGGCTACTGACTATAATTCTACCAACTACTTTATTTATAAGGGTAGACCTATGGGATACCAACTGGAACTGTTGGAGGAGTTTTGTAATAACCTGGGTATTAAGTTGGAAGTGAAAGTTAGTAATGATGTGCATGATAATATCGCCTACCTAAAGTCCGGTAAAATAGATTTAATAGCACAAAATCTCACTGTTACGCGAGAGCGAAGCAAGGAGATACAGTTTACTGAACCGCATACTTATTCACGTCAGGTGTTAGTGCAGCGTAAACATGAGAAAAAGGACAGTGCCAAAGCAAAGATTAGGTTTAATCATTTAATCCGTAATCAGCTCGATTTGGCCGGAAAAACCATTTATGTTCAAAAAGGTTCTTCGTATGTTACGCGTTTACGTCATCTGGCAGATGAGATAGGTGATAGTATTAATATTGTCGAAATCCCGGATTACGAAGCGGAACAGTTGATAGGACTGGTAGCCGAAGGTGAAATTGCCTATACTATATGCGATGAAAATCTAGCCAAGGTAAATTTAAACTATTATAAGAATATTGATGTGGAAACAGCCATTAGTTTTCCGCAAAAGATAGCCTGGGGGGTGCGCAAAAACTCGCCTGATTTGCTTCATGTGGTTAACAATTGGTTGGTACGCTTCCGAAAAACGACCAAATATAGGTTGATTTATAAAAAATATTTCGAAAATAGACGTTCTACACATATTGTGGATTCGGGTTTTAATTCCATAAAAGGAGGTTTGGTATCTAAGTTTGATGATATCATTAAAAGAGAAAGTGCTACTATTGATTGGGATTGGCGCTTGATAGCTGCCTTGATCTATCAGGAGTCGCGGTTTTTACCTGAAATTAAAAGTTGGGCTGGAGCACAAGGCCTCATGCAGTTGATGCCGGAAACAGCCAAACGCTTTGGAGTGCACGATATCACCTCGCCTCAGGAAAATATACGTGGTGGAATACAATTCCTGAAATGGTTAGATTCTAGATTGGCCTTGCGTATCGATGACCCTGAGGAACGGCTGAAATTTATTTTGGCTTCTTATAATGTGGGACTAGGACATGTGTTGGATGCTATGCGACTGGCTGAGAAAAATGGTAAAAACCCCAAGGTGTGGGAAGATAATGTGGATTTTTATCTGTTGAATAAATCTAAGCCTATCTATTTTAATGATCCGGTGGTTCAGTTTGGATACTGTAGGGGTGAAGAGCCTTATTTGTATGTCACTGAGATTCTGGATCGTTATGAACATTACAAGAACTTGATGGAATAGTATCTAGCTTGCAAATAAGTTCCTTTAGTTCGCTGATTATCATGGCTGTGGCACCCCATATTTGATGGTTGTCAATGTTGAAATAGGGTGCTCTTATTTGTATGCCTTGTACTGTTTTTATAAGTAAATCAATGGTTTCCGGAGCTATCAACTGAGTTACCCTGGCCTCTATTATATCATCTACCTCATAGGAGTCGGGTGTAAATATTGGC comes from the Saccharicrinis fermentans DSM 9555 = JCM 21142 genome and includes:
- a CDS encoding MATE family efflux transporter, yielding MKDLTVGNEAKLIYHFALPMVLGNLFQQLYSVVDRIIVGRYIDDTALAAIGASFPIFYALISFMIGIGSGATIVISQYFGAKETEKVKRAITTIFTFLFFASIVLMFIGIFFSEDIFRLLNVGEDVLPQSVEYFTVYMTGMIAFFGFNGTSSILRGLGDSKTPLRFLIFATILNIILDILFVAVFKWGIKAAAAATVISQFIAFAQAIIYLEKKQHIISFKLKQWVFDWELFKQSLRIGLPTGFQQTFIALSMMALIRIVNNFDSTVLAAYTVAGQIDSLAALPALNLASALSAFVGQNLGANKIDRIKKGLRATLFMSWSISFVVMLMTYLFSKPLMGLFSNNPEVVGYGSSYLLIVSSFYLIFSTMFVLHGVLRGAGATLIPMFITLMSLWIIRIPLAIFFSRAFGVEGIWWAIPAGWTFGMIGSLMYYLSGKWKRKGVIKHQTPKYEDI
- a CDS encoding NCS2 family permease, which produces MLEKFFQLKKNKTNVRTEVIAGITTFMTMAYILAVNPDILSATGMDKGAIFTATAISAALGTLVMALWAKLPFALAPGMGLNAFFAFGVCLGMGMSWQFALTAVFLEGILFILMTVFNIREVIINAIPTSMKNAISVGIGLFIAFIGMKNAGIIVAHEATFVHLGDMQSAKVLLALGGIAITGILLALKVRGALLIGMIVTTIVGIPIHVTELPHFDFSVPSISSIAWQFEWDWINTGEGIFTMITVLFTFLFVDMFDTVGTLIGVSTKANMLSKDGRIPNVKQALMADSIGTTLGAALGTSTVTTYVESAAGVAEGGRTGLTALTTAGLFIVALFLSPLFLMIPAAATASALVLVGVMMMTPVKNLNFDDYTESIPAFFTLIMMPLAFSIAEGIVFGMLSYVILKLFTGRYKEISIISYVLAILFVMKFIFMD
- a CDS encoding DUF5020 family protein, with amino-acid sequence MKKLLFVALVLAFVSTMKAQNVQLHYDFGEERQMFTTTFEMFKPDKMGSTFFFIDLDYDTDKRGVDNGVSLAYMEIARSFKWNETQKLEPRIEFNSGNAYFGAIKNAWLVGAQYTFNNADFSKILTVQANLKHIQDGKINEDYSQENLLGFQLTAVWGLHFADRKISVTGFADFWREDNYFNDEKFVFLAEPQFWYNFNKTISLGTEIEMSNNFADDKFVINPTLAAKWTF
- a CDS encoding putative porin; translation: MSKKWTYLVFLLTFAVNVLGQRGLSPGGKGQDEHEANNKGVQVAPEDRLRSWRLLDDFTLVDSLDIDTVTTGFQQYDPIYKNSFSNIHLGNIGGAYTSNLLSFKNDDNEFIFLNSLQAYFVQPEDIKFYNSKVPYTNLTYIYAGPKRRSEENVSAFFTQNINRRVNLGFHYNLVSSIGSYNAQQTDNRNFNFFMSYNGDKYNVYGVLAYNKIEHYENGGLDDDDHDVILNPDDYGYDQAENIPIKYSDQTNTIENYQFFVSQSLGIGKIKLNKGSVFHKDSLTEVSAGSESVEGQDEEVQLPVSTVYHTMHLSSYKRAFKIDDLSNYMDADGVLPIYNTNYDYPLTTGDTTIFTNFKNTFQIKFNEEANSLLRFGVRAYVTNEIKNYKYQIEPTINESQDEAIYHYDTKSLVSTHIGGQIFKNIGKNFWWNAGGKLYVQGYKAGDILLEGNLNTLYKVFKDTAGFYARGKIDLSQPEFLLEKYYSNHFSWDQVFKQEKEVDVEFGIKIPTRNFKLAFESKSLTDYIYWNNEAVPAQSSELINAFQVSLYKNFKVGAFHSDNKLAYQYTSHEDLYPLPDFAGLSSNYFDFYLAKRVLNVQIGMDVKYHTEYYTPTYMPATGQFYLQDKMKIGNYPFMDAFMNLQLKRARIFVKFDHFNQSLMDRNYFLTVGYPYAPIRFKWGISWNFYD
- a CDS encoding MltF family protein, which produces MRRIVKSWILLMLVLVACTTETKKTKQVEMDTEVDFDLEGIQERGKLKVATDYNSTNYFIYKGRPMGYQLELLEEFCNNLGIKLEVKVSNDVHDNIAYLKSGKIDLIAQNLTVTRERSKEIQFTEPHTYSRQVLVQRKHEKKDSAKAKIRFNHLIRNQLDLAGKTIYVQKGSSYVTRLRHLADEIGDSINIVEIPDYEAEQLIGLVAEGEIAYTICDENLAKVNLNYYKNIDVETAISFPQKIAWGVRKNSPDLLHVVNNWLVRFRKTTKYRLIYKKYFENRRSTHIVDSGFNSIKGGLVSKFDDIIKRESATIDWDWRLIAALIYQESRFLPEIKSWAGAQGLMQLMPETAKRFGVHDITSPQENIRGGIQFLKWLDSRLALRIDDPEERLKFILASYNVGLGHVLDAMRLAEKNGKNPKVWEDNVDFYLLNKSKPIYFNDPVVQFGYCRGEEPYLYVTEILDRYEHYKNLME